From Bos taurus isolate L1 Dominette 01449 registration number 42190680 breed Hereford chromosome 29, ARS-UCD2.0, whole genome shotgun sequence, a single genomic window includes:
- the LOC100139585 gene encoding LOW QUALITY PROTEIN: upstream-binding factor 1-like protein 1 (The sequence of the model RefSeq protein was modified relative to this genomic sequence to represent the inferred CDS: inserted 1 base in 1 codon) has translation MAMPESQDDWSKEDIMQLLECMEKNIPSNNRHTFKVTQSVMDWGKVAFKDFSGEMCKLKWLEISYNLRKFRTLKELILEAKENINNSKRKKHKKHPDLPKKPLTAYLRFFKEMRPQYLQKHPKMSNQELIKVLSEEYRKLPEQLKLKYSQDFQKEKQEFQEKMTLFREQHPELVRNSKKPNVPKGSQSKVPKKFQEHVQKVKPPPENHLPVKWKFHGEPEKPPMNGYHKFHQDLWSSRELKVVPPRERMVEISRRWQRVPQDQKELYKKQAEELQTQYKVDLDLWLRTLSPEEYAAYREVTCAKPKNMSMXGGPNPKIRRMGLQSPSSGNLQGRLKEDPVFQAAELASSDTTGEHSPTSGRSEENEEDAEGDATNSSDQCREDVDCKFESTGDEDKDCDVESTVCNSPS, from the exons ATGGCGATGCCTGAAAGTCAAGATGACTGGTCCAAGGAAGACATTATGCAGTTACTGGAATGTATGGAGAAAAACATTCCATCCAACAACAGGCACACATTCAAAGTGACCCAGTCAGTGATGGACTGGGGTAAAGtagcttttaaagatttttctgggGAAATGTGCAAACTCAAATGGTTAGAGATTTCCTATAACTTGAGAAAGTTCCGCACTTTGAAAGAATTAATCTTGGAGGCTAAGGAAAACATTAacaattccaaaagaaaaaaacacaagaaacatCCTGATTTACCCAAGAAGCCCCTGACAGCTTACCTCCgcttttttaaagagatgagacCTCAGTACCTCCAAAAACACCCCAAGATGAGCAACCAGGAGCTGATCAAAGTTCTGTCTGAGGAATACAGGAAGCTGCCAGAACAGCTCAAGCTGAAATACAGTCAAGatttccagaaagagaaacaggagTTTCAGGAGAAAATGACTCTGTTCAGAGAACAGCACCCTGAACTTGTCCGGAACTCCAAGAAACCTAATGTCCCCAAAGGAAGTCAAAGCAAAGTGCCAAAGAAGTTTCAGGAACATGTCCAAAAAGTGAAGCCTCCCCCAGAAAACCATTTACCCGTGAAATGGAAGTTCCACGGAGAGCCCGAGAAGCCCCCGATGAATGGCTATCACAAGTTCCACCAGGATCTCTGGTCGAGCAGGGAGCTGAAAGTGGTGCCCCCGAGGGAGCGCATGGTGGAGATCAGTAGACGCTGGCAGAGGGTTCCCCAGGACCAGAAGGAGCTTTATAAGAAGCAGGCAGAGGAACTACAGACACAGTACAAGGTGGACCTTGATCTCTGGCTCAGGACTCTGTCTCCTGAAGAATATGCTGCTTACAGAGAGGTGACCTGTGCTAAGCCTAAGAACATGAGTA ATGGGGGGCCCAACCCCAAGATTAGAAGGATGGGTCTGCAGTCCCCATCATCAGGGAATTTGCAAGGAAGGCTTAAAGAGGACCCGGTGTTTCAGGCTGCAGAGTTAGCAtcatcagacacgactggagaACATTCTCCTACCTCAGGGAGATCAGAGGAAAATGAGGAAGATGCAGAGGGGGATGCCACTAACTCCTCAGACCAGTGCAGAGAAGATGTAGACTGCAAATTTGAAAGCACTGGGGATGAAGATAAAGATTGTGATGTTGAGAGTACTGTCTGTAACTCACCTTCCTAA